Proteins from a single region of Candidatus Palauibacter soopunensis:
- a CDS encoding M1 family metallopeptidase → MTRLRFAMESDRRRVFARRSMRRHGGAREVASQDGGGSAGAKLRRAALALCLLPGLSTGCRPAPEGPRPPRIPAEQATLDAASVAPEPGIELRRPADRAGFDIAHYRLELDLSRPASGAFGAVATLRGDLAAGADRVDLDFIGLDVASVTMDGRTVEFGRGGSVLTVGPFEPSAAEVEREIRIEYGGAPENGLFFGEDRNGEPAVFADNWPNRARWWFPSNDHPLDKATARFEVLAPEGFEVIANGRLVETRPGAEGGTVWTWETDPGAPIPSYTMVVGMARFERRPLGAAGCGLSPAAPRPQGGGEACAAVSVWALAGDGDYGAQRFSRAPDMLDFYSELIGPYPYEKLAHVESSTRFGGMENSSAIFYGRGAWEERRMGEGVIAHETAHQWFGDAVSPASWSHLWISEGFASYFGPLYFEARDGVDAFRALMGASREVAVGSDVVGQAIVDSSSNQLFDLLNRNNYQKGAWVLHMLRHHVGDEAFFRGIRDYYAGHLHRVALTDDVRAAFERASGRELGWFFDQWVHGPGHPRLEVEWGPEAEDLVLSIRQAQPAEWPVFTLDLDFEVEGGGADGRRASVRVDAREATLRIPGAAGAEGVRFDPDVSVLATAELRRR, encoded by the coding sequence ATGACCAGACTTCGTTTCGCCATGGAATCGGACAGACGTCGGGTCTTCGCCCGACGGAGCATGCGCCGCCACGGTGGGGCGCGGGAAGTCGCTTCGCAAGACGGAGGGGGGTCCGCAGGGGCGAAGCTCCGCCGCGCCGCGCTCGCCCTGTGCCTCCTGCCGGGCCTGTCGACCGGCTGTCGGCCGGCCCCGGAGGGACCGCGCCCGCCGCGGATTCCGGCGGAGCAGGCGACGCTCGATGCCGCCTCGGTGGCCCCCGAACCGGGGATCGAACTCCGGCGCCCGGCGGATCGCGCCGGCTTCGATATCGCGCACTATCGGCTCGAACTCGACCTCTCGCGCCCCGCCTCGGGCGCGTTCGGCGCCGTGGCGACGCTTCGCGGCGACCTCGCCGCCGGTGCGGACCGGGTGGACCTCGACTTCATCGGGCTGGACGTCGCGTCCGTGACGATGGATGGCCGCACCGTCGAGTTCGGACGGGGCGGCTCGGTGCTCACGGTAGGCCCGTTCGAGCCGTCCGCCGCCGAGGTGGAGCGCGAGATCCGCATCGAATACGGAGGCGCGCCGGAGAACGGCCTTTTCTTCGGCGAGGACCGCAACGGCGAGCCGGCCGTGTTCGCGGACAACTGGCCGAACCGCGCCCGGTGGTGGTTCCCTTCCAACGACCACCCTCTGGACAAGGCCACCGCCCGCTTCGAGGTACTGGCGCCGGAGGGATTCGAGGTCATCGCCAACGGACGTCTCGTGGAGACGCGTCCGGGGGCGGAGGGCGGGACCGTGTGGACCTGGGAGACGGATCCCGGCGCGCCGATCCCCTCCTATACGATGGTCGTGGGGATGGCCCGCTTCGAGCGTCGCCCCCTCGGCGCGGCGGGCTGCGGGCTCTCCCCCGCGGCGCCTCGCCCCCAAGGAGGAGGGGAAGCCTGCGCGGCCGTGTCCGTGTGGGCGCTGGCGGGCGATGGCGACTACGGGGCGCAGCGTTTCTCGCGCGCGCCGGACATGCTCGACTTCTACAGCGAGCTGATCGGGCCCTATCCCTATGAGAAGCTCGCCCATGTGGAGTCGTCGACCCGCTTCGGGGGCATGGAGAACTCGAGCGCGATCTTCTACGGGCGGGGCGCCTGGGAGGAGCGCCGCATGGGCGAGGGGGTCATCGCCCACGAGACCGCGCACCAGTGGTTCGGGGACGCGGTGAGCCCGGCGTCCTGGAGTCACCTCTGGATCAGCGAGGGCTTCGCCAGCTACTTCGGCCCGCTCTATTTCGAGGCCCGGGACGGGGTCGACGCCTTCCGCGCGCTCATGGGTGCGAGCCGCGAGGTCGCGGTGGGGTCCGACGTGGTGGGACAGGCGATCGTCGACTCCAGTTCGAACCAGCTCTTCGACCTGTTGAACCGGAACAACTACCAGAAGGGCGCCTGGGTCCTCCACATGCTGCGACATCACGTGGGGGACGAGGCGTTCTTCCGCGGGATCCGGGACTACTACGCCGGTCACCTCCATCGCGTGGCCCTCACCGACGACGTGCGGGCGGCGTTCGAGCGGGCCTCGGGCCGCGAACTGGGCTGGTTCTTCGACCAATGGGTCCACGGCCCCGGGCACCCGCGGCTCGAGGTGGAATGGGGCCCGGAGGCGGAGGATCTCGTGCTCTCGATCCGTCAGGCGCAACCGGCGGAGTGGCCGGTGTTCACGCTCGATCTCGACTTCGAGGTCGAGGGCGGCGGGGCCGACGGCCGCCGGGCGAGCGTGCGCGTCGATGCGCGGGAGGCGACGCTGCGAATTCCGGGTGCCGCCGGGGCCGAGGGCGTGCGCTTCGACCCCGACGTCAGCGTGCTCGCGACGGCCGAACTGCGGCGGCGCTGA
- a CDS encoding DEAD/DEAH box helicase has translation MSDEGHPFAQLGLSPDLVEAVERAGYVEPTGIQRQAIPAILAGRDVLGTAHTGTGKTAAFTLPAVQRLAATESSTAPRGLVITPTRELAQQVEAAVTTYGAASSIESVVVHGGTPLGPEQAELSFGCDVLVATPGRLLDHIKRGNADLSRVEVLVLDEADRMLDMGFIDDVKEIVRHTPDDRQTLLFSATMPNGVRWLAHQLMTDPEEVQVGRETAAEGIRQVLHPVDWSQKHALLHHLLGEWPEGQVLVFTRTRVTATYLADYLRSHDVAVAGLHGGKHQDQRDKALRRFREGSIRVLVATNVAARGLDIRGIRHVVNFDVPEDPRDYVHRVGRTARGDDTGDAITLMASSDWVEIRAIERLLGDTIERRVVPGFEPEVEPPPPEESEVERPEPTALRRGIRRRR, from the coding sequence GTGAGTGACGAAGGGCACCCCTTCGCCCAACTCGGTCTCTCCCCCGATCTCGTCGAGGCGGTGGAAAGGGCGGGCTACGTCGAGCCCACCGGGATTCAGCGCCAGGCGATCCCCGCCATCCTCGCCGGCCGCGACGTTCTCGGCACGGCCCACACGGGCACCGGCAAGACGGCGGCCTTCACCCTGCCGGCAGTGCAGCGGCTTGCGGCCACGGAGTCATCCACCGCCCCGCGGGGCCTCGTCATCACGCCGACCCGCGAACTGGCGCAGCAGGTCGAGGCGGCGGTCACGACCTACGGCGCCGCGTCCTCCATCGAGTCCGTCGTCGTCCACGGCGGCACCCCGCTGGGGCCCGAGCAGGCGGAACTCTCGTTCGGGTGCGACGTGCTCGTCGCCACGCCGGGCCGGTTGCTCGACCACATCAAGCGCGGAAACGCGGACCTGTCCCGCGTCGAGGTTCTCGTGCTCGACGAAGCCGACCGCATGCTCGACATGGGGTTCATCGACGATGTGAAGGAGATCGTTCGGCACACGCCGGACGACCGGCAGACGCTTCTCTTCTCGGCGACGATGCCGAACGGCGTCCGCTGGCTCGCCCATCAACTGATGACCGACCCGGAAGAGGTACAGGTGGGCCGGGAGACGGCGGCGGAGGGGATCCGCCAGGTCCTCCACCCAGTGGACTGGTCACAGAAGCACGCCCTCCTGCACCACCTGCTCGGCGAGTGGCCGGAGGGGCAGGTGCTCGTCTTCACGCGCACGCGGGTAACGGCGACCTACCTCGCCGACTATCTGCGGTCGCACGACGTCGCGGTGGCGGGGCTGCACGGCGGCAAGCACCAGGACCAGCGCGACAAGGCGCTGCGCCGCTTCCGCGAAGGCTCGATCCGGGTCCTCGTCGCCACCAACGTGGCCGCGCGAGGTCTGGATATCCGCGGCATCCGCCATGTCGTGAACTTCGACGTGCCCGAAGACCCCAGAGACTACGTGCACCGCGTCGGCCGCACCGCGCGCGGCGACGACACCGGCGACGCCATCACGCTCATGGCGTCGAGCGACTGGGTCGAGATCAGAGCGATCGAACGCCTCCTGGGCGACACGATCGAGCGCCGCGTCGTTCCCGGCTTCGAACCCGAGGTGGAGCCGCCGCCCCCGGAGGAGTCGGAGGTCGAGCGCCCCGAGCCCACCGCTCTGAGGCGCGGGATCCGACGCCGGCGCTAA
- a CDS encoding gamma-glutamyltransferase: MKSVAFGSRSPRHVVTPRVALAALLLLALPPVVEAQRTAKPVLHGRHWMAITGKPLGATAGARMFHQGGNAVDAAAAMLAATSTMWDVLSWGGETQALIYHPGEGRVIGVNALGVAPTGATPDHYRAEGHDNFPPETGPLSAVTPGTPGGLMTMLAEWGRLSLADVLQPSIEMAGGYPIEADAARRIRNTVDEIRQWPSSMEVYFTHPDDAENPGPREGEIFRQPGLKRTLERLVEAEAEALAGGAGRKEAIYAAYDAFYRGDIAADFVAGAQAAGALITMEDMASWQVYLEEPVTANYKGIDVYKLTTWVQGPVMLQALNMAEQLDLKAMGYNSANYLHALYQVMNLSFADRDFYYGDPYFPPAEPIEGLLSKDYARARLETIDWDRNDPNAGPGDPYPFQGEENPFADLLERWGTRAEVTTEQGVELSLDDHAALDEDFYLGTTSVQAADAEGWVVSITPSGGWIPAVVAGETGIGLSQRAQSFVLDEADNPYNVIEPGKRPRATLTPGMALKDGRPFLSFAVQGGDGQDQNLLQFFLNVVEWDMNVQQAVEAPNMNSFQMRGSFGQHETRPGRMLLQDATPPWIRSALESMGYDLTFSERTSGPINAIFFDWENDAFWGGSSHHGDDYGIAW, translated from the coding sequence ATGAAGTCTGTCGCTTTCGGCTCCCGCTCTCCCCGCCACGTCGTGACGCCCCGCGTCGCGCTCGCGGCCCTGCTGCTCCTGGCTCTGCCCCCGGTCGTCGAAGCCCAGCGCACGGCCAAGCCGGTCCTGCACGGGCGCCACTGGATGGCGATCACCGGCAAGCCGCTCGGCGCCACCGCCGGGGCGCGCATGTTCCACCAGGGCGGAAACGCGGTCGACGCGGCTGCCGCCATGCTCGCCGCGACGTCCACCATGTGGGATGTGCTCTCATGGGGAGGTGAGACGCAGGCGCTCATCTATCATCCGGGAGAAGGGCGCGTCATCGGCGTCAACGCGCTCGGCGTGGCGCCGACCGGCGCGACCCCCGACCACTACCGCGCGGAGGGCCACGACAACTTCCCGCCCGAGACCGGCCCGCTGTCGGCCGTGACACCCGGCACGCCCGGCGGGCTCATGACGATGCTCGCCGAATGGGGCCGGCTGAGCCTCGCCGACGTGCTTCAGCCCTCGATCGAGATGGCGGGCGGATACCCGATCGAAGCGGACGCGGCGCGCCGTATCCGGAATACGGTCGACGAGATTCGGCAGTGGCCGTCGTCCATGGAGGTCTACTTCACCCACCCGGACGACGCGGAGAACCCGGGCCCGCGGGAAGGCGAGATCTTCCGGCAGCCAGGCCTCAAGCGGACGCTCGAACGCCTCGTGGAAGCCGAAGCCGAGGCGCTGGCGGGAGGCGCCGGCCGCAAGGAGGCGATCTACGCCGCGTACGACGCCTTCTACCGGGGCGACATCGCAGCGGACTTCGTCGCGGGCGCTCAGGCGGCCGGCGCGCTCATCACGATGGAGGACATGGCGAGCTGGCAGGTCTACCTGGAGGAACCCGTCACCGCCAACTACAAGGGGATCGACGTCTACAAGCTCACGACCTGGGTCCAGGGGCCCGTGATGCTGCAGGCGCTCAACATGGCCGAGCAGCTCGACCTCAAGGCCATGGGATACAACAGCGCGAACTATCTCCACGCCCTCTACCAGGTGATGAACCTCTCCTTCGCCGACCGCGACTTCTATTACGGGGACCCCTACTTCCCGCCCGCGGAGCCGATCGAGGGGCTCCTCTCGAAGGACTACGCGAGGGCCCGGCTCGAGACCATCGACTGGGACCGGAACGATCCGAACGCGGGGCCCGGCGATCCCTATCCCTTCCAGGGCGAGGAGAACCCCTTCGCCGACCTGCTCGAGCGCTGGGGGACGCGGGCCGAAGTCACGACGGAGCAGGGCGTCGAACTGTCGCTGGATGACCACGCGGCGCTCGACGAAGACTTCTATCTGGGCACGACCTCCGTGCAGGCGGCGGATGCCGAGGGCTGGGTCGTCTCCATCACGCCCTCCGGCGGATGGATCCCCGCCGTCGTCGCCGGGGAGACCGGGATCGGGCTCTCGCAGCGGGCCCAGAGCTTCGTCCTCGACGAGGCGGACAACCCGTACAACGTCATCGAGCCCGGAAAGCGCCCCCGCGCCACGCTCACGCCGGGCATGGCGCTCAAGGACGGCCGTCCCTTCCTCTCCTTCGCCGTCCAGGGCGGCGACGGACAGGACCAGAATCTGCTCCAGTTCTTCCTCAACGTCGTCGAGTGGGACATGAACGTGCAGCAGGCGGTCGAGGCGCCGAACATGAACAGCTTCCAGATGCGCGGTTCGTTCGGCCAGCACGAGACGCGCCCGGGACGGATGCTGCTGCAGGACGCGACGCCGCCCTGGATCCGCTCCGCCCTGGAGTCGATGGGATACGACCTGACCTTCTCGGAGCGCACGTCCGGGCCGATCAACGCGATCTTCTTCGACTGGGAGAACGATGCCTTCTGGGGCGGCTCGAGCCACCACGGCGACGACTACGGCATCGCCTGGTGA
- a CDS encoding amidase, translated as MGELNRRRFLERMTALTATAMATPATLGAISNTGSGVGMRPSGGTGAGGRIVAGRVDELDLPRTGRPQPADPTELTLAEAARLLRDGGVGAVELVEAYLARIGRWDPRYQAFNTVVSESALEAARAADRTRGRAPLTGVPLAIKDNYFTAGVRTTANSFIFEDFVPDFDATSWARLRDAGAILLGKTQMGPLATTAASTPTGERTTANAWAPHHDEVSPGGSSSGSATAVAARMAASSTGTQTGGSITNPSNAQALTGIKPTMGRVSLHGILPLTYTRDHPGPLARDAVDAALMLQIMAGPDPADPRSLGLPPVPDYLGAVSGDDAALTHPERGGAVRIGVLPGFLDEPEPPEDPEPDPDPDIDRIGSSFPRRERTQAAYRREVATVEARRHMFATLEEMGAEIVELDFPTHWETLTSFNFNNVRLPERSEIFLEHLRDDVRKFGVSLAPWINGLLLPAAEYVRGSRARLVLLREILDDVFGRCDLVTQTAPFPFDMVGLPLIGFPIGFETGSTGYPRPIGGMFGAEPYAEHHLLAVIAAYQRATDWHLRRPADPGDLRPADGEGDGPRGGSDRRGGRTRSPGRYDLFDVMERGE; from the coding sequence GTGGGTGAACTGAACCGGCGCCGCTTCCTCGAGCGGATGACGGCGCTGACCGCGACGGCCATGGCGACTCCCGCGACCCTCGGCGCGATTTCGAACACGGGGTCCGGCGTCGGGATGCGACCCTCGGGAGGGACGGGGGCGGGCGGCCGGATCGTGGCGGGGCGCGTGGACGAACTGGACCTGCCGCGGACGGGCCGTCCGCAACCCGCGGACCCGACCGAACTCACGCTCGCGGAGGCGGCGCGACTCCTTCGTGACGGCGGCGTGGGCGCGGTCGAACTCGTGGAGGCGTATCTCGCGCGGATCGGGCGGTGGGACCCCCGCTACCAGGCGTTCAACACGGTGGTTTCCGAGTCCGCGCTGGAGGCGGCCCGGGCCGCCGACCGGACGCGCGGGCGGGCGCCGCTGACGGGGGTACCGCTCGCGATCAAGGACAACTACTTCACGGCCGGGGTCCGCACGACGGCCAACTCGTTCATCTTCGAGGACTTCGTGCCGGACTTCGACGCGACCTCGTGGGCCCGGCTTCGCGACGCGGGCGCGATCCTGCTCGGCAAGACCCAGATGGGACCGCTCGCGACGACGGCCGCCTCGACCCCCACCGGAGAGCGTACGACGGCGAACGCGTGGGCTCCGCACCACGACGAAGTGAGCCCGGGCGGGTCATCCAGCGGATCGGCGACGGCGGTCGCGGCGCGCATGGCCGCGTCGAGCACGGGGACGCAGACGGGCGGCTCGATTACGAACCCCTCGAACGCGCAGGCCCTGACGGGCATCAAGCCGACGATGGGCCGGGTCTCGCTGCACGGCATCCTCCCTCTCACCTACACGCGAGATCACCCGGGCCCCCTCGCCAGGGACGCGGTCGACGCCGCGCTGATGCTGCAGATCATGGCGGGGCCGGACCCCGCGGACCCCCGGTCCCTCGGCCTCCCACCGGTCCCGGACTACCTGGGGGCGGTGAGCGGGGACGACGCCGCGCTCACGCATCCGGAGCGCGGGGGGGCGGTGCGGATCGGCGTCCTGCCGGGCTTTCTCGACGAGCCCGAGCCGCCGGAGGATCCCGAGCCCGACCCGGACCCCGACATCGACCGCATCGGGAGTTCGTTCCCGCGGCGCGAGCGGACGCAGGCGGCGTACCGCCGCGAAGTGGCGACGGTCGAGGCGCGGCGGCACATGTTCGCGACCCTCGAGGAGATGGGGGCGGAGATCGTCGAACTCGACTTCCCCACCCACTGGGAGACGCTGACGAGCTTCAACTTCAACAACGTGCGGCTCCCGGAGCGCTCCGAGATCTTCCTCGAACACCTTCGCGATGACGTGAGGAAGTTCGGCGTCTCGCTCGCGCCATGGATCAACGGGCTGCTCCTTCCCGCGGCGGAATACGTGCGCGGCTCGCGGGCCCGGCTCGTCCTCCTGAGGGAGATCCTCGACGACGTGTTCGGCCGCTGCGACCTGGTGACGCAGACGGCGCCCTTCCCCTTCGACATGGTGGGGCTGCCGCTCATCGGCTTCCCGATCGGGTTCGAGACCGGGTCGACGGGATACCCGAGACCCATCGGGGGCATGTTCGGCGCGGAACCCTACGCGGAGCACCACCTGCTCGCGGTCATCGCGGCGTACCAGCGCGCGACGGACTGGCACCTGCGGCGCCCCGCGGACCCCGGCGACCTCCGGCCCGCGGACGGAGAAGGGGACGGCCCGCGCGGCGGATCCGACCGCCGGGGCGGCCGGACCCGTTCACCGGGGCGCTACGATCTGTTCGACGTGATGGAGCGCGGCGAATAG
- the folE gene encoding GTP cyclohydrolase I FolE: protein MSEERLSRLVREQLELLGEDPDREGLVRTPARVADALEFLTRGYGQTVDEVIGTAIFEEPHDSMVMVKDIEVYSLCEHHMLPFFGKAHIAYVPNGRIIGISKFPRIVDVFARRLQLQERLTEEIAQAIEDALNPQGVGVVVEAIHLCMMMRGVEKQNSKTITSAVRGLFRRDHRTREEFLRLAHSL from the coding sequence GTGAGCGAAGAGCGCCTGTCGCGTCTCGTCCGCGAACAGCTCGAGTTGCTCGGCGAGGACCCCGACCGCGAGGGACTGGTCCGGACGCCGGCACGCGTGGCCGACGCCCTCGAGTTTCTGACCCGCGGCTACGGCCAGACCGTTGACGAGGTCATCGGGACGGCGATCTTCGAGGAACCCCACGATTCGATGGTCATGGTCAAGGACATCGAAGTCTATTCGCTGTGCGAGCACCACATGCTCCCCTTCTTCGGCAAGGCGCACATCGCGTACGTCCCTAACGGACGCATCATCGGGATCTCCAAGTTCCCCCGCATCGTCGACGTGTTCGCCCGCCGGCTTCAGCTTCAGGAGCGCCTGACCGAGGAGATCGCGCAGGCGATCGAGGACGCGCTCAACCCGCAGGGCGTCGGGGTGGTCGTGGAGGCCATTCACCTCTGCATGATGATGAGGGGTGTCGAGAAGCAGAACTCGAAGACGATCACGAGTGCGGTGCGCGGCCTGTTCCGGCGGGATCACCGGACGCGCGAGGAATTCCTCCGCCTGGCACACTCGCTCTAG
- a CDS encoding tetratricopeptide repeat protein encodes MRHKIQLARGGGGMVWWKIWDSDGRRRRRQPDFYEEGVELVRQELYHEALISFRLSLKYNPRHPATLEQMAVVYTHIGLTDDAVRAYGAALEERPRSTAAHYGLAFLLLKKGAERDASRHLQEFLAYAGGDREEPRHLEHARRTLQRLGVPVAESVAH; translated from the coding sequence GTGAGACATAAGATCCAGCTCGCTCGGGGGGGAGGTGGCATGGTGTGGTGGAAGATCTGGGACAGTGACGGACGGCGCCGACGGAGACAGCCGGACTTCTATGAGGAAGGCGTGGAGTTGGTTCGGCAGGAGCTCTACCATGAGGCGCTCATCTCGTTTCGTCTCTCCTTGAAGTACAACCCGCGGCATCCGGCCACACTGGAACAGATGGCCGTGGTGTACACGCACATTGGACTGACCGATGATGCGGTTCGCGCCTACGGGGCCGCCCTCGAGGAGCGCCCGCGCAGCACCGCGGCGCACTACGGCCTGGCTTTCCTCCTGCTGAAGAAGGGCGCCGAGCGGGACGCCTCGCGGCACCTTCAGGAGTTCCTCGCCTATGCGGGCGGGGACCGGGAAGAGCCGAGGCATCTCGAGCATGCCCGGCGCACGCTGCAGCGGCTGGGTGTGCCGGTCGCGGAATCGGTCGCCCACTAG